The Methanobrevibacter sp. genomic interval TTTGAATTTCACAAAAACCTAATCTTTTTTGAGGATACTCAGATTCATCAAATTCTTCTCCAATTTTATGTTTTTTAGCAGGAGGATGTCCAAATGAACCTGCACCATGAACAATAACCAATTGTTTAGGTGATGCATCCATAGACGCTTTAATTTCAGATGCAATTCTTTTAAGACTGATAGGATTAACTTCACTAATTGTAGAATCTTTATTTGTTAATATACTACCGCCAATTTTTAAAATAATCATTTAATCACTTGTAGACCCTGGAAGAAACTCCTTTTCGAGTAAATCTGATTTTTAAAATATTATCATCACGATCAATAGCTTTAGCAACTTCATCAACCTTACCTGGACAAAGTGCAATGATACTACCTCCTCCACCAGCTCCAGTAGTTTTGGCACCAATGGCACCAGCATCCCTTGCATTATATACCATACGGGATAATTCTAATGTATTAACCCCTAAAACATCCAAAAATCCATGGTTAATATTCATCAATTCACCAATTTTGGCAAAATCCCTTTTCAAAATAGCCTGTTTTGCATAATTAGTTAAATTACCCATTGAAGTGATAACAGGATTTATGATTTTAGGATTGCGTGTCTTAAGATTTTTCACATCCTTAACCATTTTGCCTGTGTTACCGTGCTTTGTGGTATAACCTACAACAAAAGGCACATTAAAATTAACATTGAAATGTTCAACTTTTTTATTTCTTGACAGATAAACAAGCCCTCCATAAGTTGAAACTAACGTATCCAGTGGACTTGCCACCCCTTGAACCGCCTGTTCAACCATATGGGCATCATGCGCCAATGATTGTTTGTTAAAACGAATATTATGATAACGGTATAATGCAGCAAGAGTAGCGACTGTAACTGCTGCAGATGATCCTAATCCTGAACCGATAGGAACATTTGAATTTAAAGTAATATCAATTGGAGTATGGTCGTGAGCTCTATAAAGAGACTCTAAAATATATCTAATAATACCTGGTTTTCCTTTAAGTAAAACATATTTCTTATGTTGTGTCAATAATTCAGCTTCAAAACCAATGTCTGGAGCTCTAAAAATAGTTTCATCAGTTTCTGATGGCTTAACTGTAACATAAGCTCTTTTGTTAACTGCTCCCGCTATGGCAGGTTCACCATAAACTACAGAATGTTCACCAAATAAAATTGTTTTCGCAGGAGCTGAGGCTTTAGCTATCATAAAATACACCTTACTTAAAAATACCTGAAGCATAACCTACAACAGACGTGAAATCACCACTAACATCACCACTGGTACCATATGCAAGAATTTCAC includes:
- the mvk gene encoding mevalonate kinase, with amino-acid sequence MIAKASAPAKTILFGEHSVVYGEPAIAGAVNKRAYVTVKPSETDETIFRAPDIGFEAELLTQHKKYVLLKGKPGIIRYILESLYRAHDHTPIDITLNSNVPIGSGLGSSAAVTVATLAALYRYHNIRFNKQSLAHDAHMVEQAVQGVASPLDTLVSTYGGLVYLSRNKKVEHFNVNFNVPFVVGYTTKHGNTGKMVKDVKNLKTRNPKIINPVITSMGNLTNYAKQAILKRDFAKIGELMNINHGFLDVLGVNTLELSRMVYNARDAGAIGAKTTGAGGGGSIIALCPGKVDEVAKAIDRDDNILKIRFTRKGVSSRVYK